A stretch of DNA from Cryptomeria japonica chromosome 4, Sugi_1.0, whole genome shotgun sequence:
CTTTCATCTTTTAACATTTGAGTTTCGATCTGACAACTCAAGAAAAATATTACTTGACCAAAAGTTCATAGGTAGCTATAGCTATATCGTGCAATGCATATAATTACTATAGAGTATTGTTCGTTGGGCTAATTCTCCATCAGTGTTCAGGAGTGAGAAAGAGCTGTTCAAACTTGGGCATTTGGTGCGGTGGCAGAGCTAGGAAGACATGAACACCATTTCTATCAACATTATTGGGAAGCAGCAGAACAAAATTCTGCAATTCATGGAGAATAGGGCCGTAATACAGAGGTTTCCCCCACGGGTATTCCACGTCCTCAAATCCAAGCTTCCACCATGACGACACAAAGATGCCTCCCTCAGTTCGAGTCCCGCCCTTCTTATTTTCTTCCCCCCAGTCTATGCCCGAATGAACATATTCATCGCTTACTCTGCCCATGCCCTCTTTCACCTTCTCCACGCACAACGACAGCGAATTCTTCTTCATCTCCGCAGCATTTGCAGTCGCATAGGCAGGATATACAGCGTTTCCCACAAATTCACTTGGAAGCGGAGGATTCATTCGTCCCCTCACATTCACTGCAAACAACACACAAGATTCCTCCTTTTCCTTCATTTCCACCGCCTCTGTTCGACATTTCCATATATGTGCAGTCACCGCCTCGAAACTGGTGCACTTTGCCACTCGCCCGTCTGCCATTGCTCCTTTCTTCAAACTCATCACAAAGTCGGCAGAGAGTCGGAAGAGCTTGAAAATGCGGTCAATTGATTTGATATTATGGGATGGTACAGTGTGGGATTCTGTGACCTTTGTGAAAAGTGCTGAGCTTTGATGATCATGGATTCCTACAAGTTCAGGATGTTGATATTCAATCAATGGAGGAGAGCGAGCTTTTAATGGGCTTCTGTCAGTGTAGGGGATGATGGCCAAGGTGTTTGTTGAAGCGAGGGAAGCAAGGTTTTTCATGAAGGTCACTGTGCCCATCCCATCCATCACTGTGTGATTCGTTCCCAATCCAATTGAGAAGCCTCCACACTTAAACCGAGTCACCTGTTTGTACAAATACATTCTATTTACAAatcaaatatataaataattaatttcaagACACCTTTTACAATTGGAGTTGAATGAAAATGACGTGAATGGCGTGAACAtgttaacaattttttttgttttgatttgctttattaaTATCGAGAAGCATTCTACATGGAGTGTAATGATGTGAATATATTAATAAAAACTATTCCTTTTATTTGAaattttatagtcatttacatatTTAAGATTTCTAAGCAAAGTCTCTAAACATAGAACTGAGGGGAGAGGAGGAGCCCACATATATAAAACTGAAAAAGAGAACAAAATGAATCACAagctctaattaattaaaataaattgaaatagaggaatttgatgATGCATATTACTGATCAAATGATACATATTTAAACGACGATGAATACAAACTACTTCCTTACAAATCTACTAAACAGACTGACAACAAACTGTTGAAGATTGACAACAAACTAGAACTGTTGGACAACTCTCCAATTCTTTATTGATTTCTACTCAAACTCTATTGATACATGAGCAATATGAGTaaattcaatttgatttatttaaacacccccccttaaggaataactaaattttgatggactTCTAACATATCTACATAATACAAACTAGAAATTAAATTGGCTAGCAATATAACACAAAACAATACATTATATAGAAGCTATTCTTTGAAGATAGTTCATAGACCAGTAAGACTTCTTCAAGTTGCTCCCAATTGCTAGTATAGTCATGCAACTATCATCCAAGTTCCCAATATCATTGGACACCATTTGCACATGAAGTGTCTCATCACTCTCGTAAAGATATGATGTTGAACTTTCAGATCTTCTGATTTCTCCCGAACTATTGCACACCAATCCTTACATGTATGTTTCATAACCCTAATGAGGTATAGTTTCTCCGACCCGTTAGCACCTCAGACTATTGAGCATCCATCTAGCCTCTACTACATCCTTTCCTATCTTCAAAGCATTGGCCTCTTCAAAACAATACAAGTTTTTCATCTTCAATGGTGTCATCATCACTAACAACATCTAGTGGTTCCCCAACAATAGCTATATTTGTGGATTCTTTAACTTTACCTTTGAGAATGTCATTTGCAtgaattttacaattaattacagtATGACCTAATTTCTTGCACTAGTAACATTCAATCTCATTCTTACCTAACATCCAATCTCATTCTTACCTAACATTCTCTTTCCCATCTTTTTCTTTGAGTATAATGCAAGTTCGGGTGGAGCATCTTCTCCTGAATCTCCTTTAACTGCACTCTTTTCTTCAGCTAAGAGCACTAAAATCTGACCGAGAGTAGATATACATTGTTATATTTTGAAGGAAAACTATTCAACAAAAGAGCTTTATCATCTTCTTTGTCAACCACAACACCAACTTATGCTAGCTATTTAATGAGAGATCTCAGATTGCTTATGTGGTTAGATATAGTAATATTATCAAACATATTGAATCTAAATAACTGCAGCTTCATAGAGAACTTTGCATTTGTTGCTTTTGCTCCAAACAACTTATTGAATTCATCCCATATTTCTTTAGATGATCTTTTCTAAATCAACATGATGTAATTCTGATTAAACAAGATCAATAATAGACTTAGCTTTCTCATCTATCTTCCCATCTCTATTTTcccaatcaattttatttttagcAGCTATAAATACTACTTCAGTACCATGAACTATACCCCATAAACTTTTGTTGATcaattgcatttgcattttcaccTACCATGTGTGAAAATTAAGACCATTATATTTTTCTAAAAGTGCCTCCATTTTCAAATACTTCCATGATGAAAGACAACAAAATACCTTTGAATGTTGCACTTAGCATGATTTATAGCAGTAGCAGATTTACGCCCTCACACATTAGCAACAACTTCTTCTCCTTAGCAGAACAAACACAACGATACAAAGCACCTCGGAGTCTATCAATCTTATGCCATTCTAATTGCAGCAGCTAAGAAAGATTATACCAAAAAAAATACAGCAATGGGACCTCCAATGAAGGATCCgataccaaattaaaataaaataatgcagAGAATAAAAATAGACGAAACAAAGGAATTTGATGATGCGTTTTATTGATCAAATGATATATATTTAAAAAGCAGTGAATACAAATTGCTTCCCTAGAAATCTACTAAACAGATATACAACTAAGTACTGAAGATTGACAACAAACTATAGAACTTATTGCTGGACAACTCTCCAATTCTTTATTGATTCCTATTCAAACTCTATTGACACATAGGTAATAAGTGTAAAATTCAGTTTGATTTATTCTAACATAATCTACTATAATGATGTGATCATGTTCACAAAATCTCTTTTTTTAATCTTAAATTTGACGACAAACCCTAGTTAATACGATTTAGAGAATCGATATCAAAATCTTATATTGAGATCTCTCTATATCTTTTAGATATATGTATTTAAAATATCTAAACAAAGCTAACTAAAAAAGATAACAAAACGAATCATAAACTACAATATAATGTAATGACACAATCATATTATGGAAActcttctttttattttaaatttgatagccATTTACATATAAAGATATTGAGATCTCTCAGGTATCTAAGTAAAGCTGCTAAGCATAGAACCAAATGTTAAGGTGTCCACATATATAACTGAAAAGAAGAACAAAACGAATCATAAACTATAATCTAATATAATGACGTGAACATATTAACAAAACCTCTTTCTTTTTTACAGATTTGATAACCATTTACATATCAAAATATTAAGATAGCAGAACGCACCTATTTATAGCTTGAAAAACAGCACAAAATGACCAGTGAAAATCAAACCTGTAAAAAGCAGAGTGGCAAGTCCTGGAGATTAGGGATCTGATGACATTGCTGTAGAACCAGGTTCTTGAAAAAGGGATTGGGATAGGCGATATCATGGAGCTCAGAGAGTGATATGTTGGTGGAGGCAGAGGCGAACAGAGCCCCTGCTCCACAACAGTCGATTTGAAGGCGTCTTTCATGGGAATCGAACTCAAGTCTTCCTGCAATGAAATCATAGGTCACCAAAAGCTTACTCAGGGCGTCTCTTATCATCTGAGTAGCTTCAGATGAATTTATTGCAGGATTTGGCGCAAAGAAATGAACGGTCTCCATAGTGAACACTACATGCTGATCTATATTGGACAGAAATACGGTCCTCCTCTCGGTTGGGTGTGCAGGATAAACAGTCATGGTTTCCTCCACAATTACTTGGGCATCAAAGGGTGTGTTAGGAGGGCTCAATACTACAGCCATTTCAGCTTCTGGGCTATGCTCGGCCAAATGGGCAAACTTCAAATATAATGTGTGCTCATTCAATATTTGAGAGTACTCTATTTAAATATCATCCATATTATTCAGTTCAATGTCATTTATTTGAAAGTGTGATAAATATTTGTCACCGTTTTATTGGTGAAAATTAATTTGTTATTGTTGAATCGGTTATGTGATAATGAAGATTGCTTGTGTGGATAAATATTTGTCACTGTTTTATTGGTAAAAATTAACTTGTCATTGTTAAATCGGTTATGCGATAATGAAGATTGGTTGTGTGGGAAAAATTCTAAAGAACTAGATGATATTTAAGAATAGTTATTTGAGAGATATCCAAAAGAAATCAGTGTTTATCTTTCTTATGTTGTGCATAATCTTGTATGTTAACAGTGTGAAAGTAGAGCTGCCCACCCTGCCACCTATGACTCTACTCTACTCCAGACTGTATATTTAGATGGCGAGAGAATCTGATTGAATGTAACTGAAAATAATGTGTTTGACATCTCATTAAAGGGAGAAGAGAAATTTAGATGGAGAGGGAGAAAAAATGTGTTTCAGCAAACAATTGGAGATGCCGACATTTATCTAATTCTTTGATATATAACAATACAAAATTGATATATCATCTAACATTTTTGTGTGAACTAGCTGATGATATATATCATTCTAAGAATTTGGTTTTAAATTCAACTCTTATTTGTATTTTTATATAGAATGGAACGTAACATTAAATGTTTGAATCAAGCTTACCATCAATTTAATAAATATCGAGCAATAATAGCAAGCAAGCAACCACATCTTGAAGTCGTGCCATTACGTGAAAATATTTCCTTTACTGGTCTTGTAAGTGAATATATTTCTATATTTGTGATTCATTATCGTAAAGAGTAGTGTGATTCAAAACATCAATTAGAAAACATTATTGAATTCAAAAGCGATCATATCTAATCTTTATGAATTGTTGAAAACTCAAGCAATTATTTTGCATCTTATTCTAGGTGTTATTATTAGGATATGTTTGGTTAGTCCTTGTCAATAGAGTAGAGATTTATGTTTTCATATGATCAATTTCTAGATTAATGCTTATTGAAAATTATATCAATCTAAATATTTTCAGATGatgttaatatttaatatttgCAAAGATTTATTTAAGAAATTATATAGACCCAAAAAGATAAAGATGTTTTCTAATGCTATTGTATTTATATGATTATGTTTACTTTTGAAAACAAAGAAACAAACTAAACCAATAGCATAGGGAGATGAGTAGAGATTAAACATTTCCCAAAAGTTTGTTTGTAAGGTAGGagataattttaatattttgacgAATTAGAAATCAAatctattaaattttttaattgaacAGTAAATGTTTGTTTATGTTTATTAGCAAACATCCATTGAATGGATgatgtcccttcaaaacctgtttttgccttaataaaaaacatccaTTGAATGGAGTAGACCAAAAATAATGGGTTGTAAGATATTTTTAGGGTTCTAAGTTTTCCTCCAAAAATTGATTGCAAGGCATATATAATTGTAGGTGGTCATTGCTTCTAGGTGCTACCTCTTTCTACCTATAATTGGCTTTTTGATAGTTTTGTTCTAGCCTATTTATTTCATGTTTCCTTTAGTCGACTTTTTGCTATAAATACAATGTGATATAATACTTAGATAACCGTTTTTTAATCTTATGTCAAACATATTCTACTTTATTGGCTTTGCATGGAGATTTATTTACTATCATGTCTACCAGCTAAAGAAATCTGAACTACTAACCACTATGCTCATCTTTTTCAAATTATGTTATTTATAGCTTTATTAATCAAATATACTATCATGTGACCCATTAGACATAGTAAAATTCTCATTTTCGAAATACCCATTTGATAATTGTATTAAAAGTGTGGAATAGATAATGGGGATGAtagttgttattttctttgttgaaaAAATTCAAGGCCTCTCTAACTTGAAACATTGCACAATATTCATGTTGGAAAATAACTGGTTTAACTTTGGAAAATGTTAGGTGTTTCTAACTTTAATGGTTAGatagttttaaatttttattattg
This window harbors:
- the LOC131049051 gene encoding acyltransferase GLAUCE codes for the protein MAVVLSPPNTPFDAQVIVEETMTVYPAHPTERRTVFLSNIDQHVVFTMETVHFFAPNPAINSSEATQMIRDALSKLLVTYDFIAGRLEFDSHERRLQIDCCGAGALFASASTNISLSELHDIAYPNPFFKNLVLQQCHQIPNLQDLPLCFLQVTRFKCGGFSIGLGTNHTVMDGMGTVTFMKNLASLASTNTLAIIPYTDRSPLKARSPPLIEYQHPELVGIHDHQSSALFTKVTESHTVPSHNIKSIDRIFKLFRLSADFVMSLKKGAMADGRVAKCTSFEAVTAHIWKCRTEAVEMKEKEESCVLFAVNVRGRMNPPLPSEFVGNAVYPAYATANAAEMKKNSLSLCVEKVKEGMGRVSDEYVHSGIDWGEENKKGGTRTEGGIFVSSWWKLGFEDVEYPWGKPLYYGPILHELQNFVLLLPNNVDRNGVHVFLALPPHQMPKFEQLFLTPEH